A part of Molothrus aeneus isolate 106 chromosome 10, BPBGC_Maene_1.0, whole genome shotgun sequence genomic DNA contains:
- the CP gene encoding LOW QUALITY PROTEIN: ceruloplasmin (The sequence of the model RefSeq protein was modified relative to this genomic sequence to represent the inferred CDS: substituted 1 base at 1 genomic stop codon) codes for MKLFLLICSLVSCCCHVGAVNREYYIGIRETVWNYAPGNANAISGQLFAEEEQAEVFLKRGPHRIGNTYKKAIYIQYTNHLYDVIVEKPSWLGFLGPIIKGEVGDSITIHLKNFASRNYTLHPHGVRYTKENEGAFYPDTTKDLQKRDDAVEPGGQYTYTWDVTEDQGPAKSDADCITRVYHSHIDAPRDVASGLVGPLIICRKGKPMNRDTDQHFDAEFILMFSVVDENLSWYLEDNIRTYCFEPSKVDKDDEDFQESNKMHSINGYMYGYLPNLTMCVEDKIKWHLFGMGNEADIHSAYFHGQTLIERHHRVDTISLFPATFIDAVMVPRSPGEWLLSCQVNDHIEGGMQALFKVEDCKKSTPGHSESTKIRQYFLAAEEIIWNYGPSAVNHFTGQELIVDSESHIFFEQSETRIGGSYKKAIYKEYTDGSFTEHKKRLAEEAHLGLLGPVIRAEVGERIRVTFRNKARRPFSIQPHGVSYPRSGAGARFGTGTESPASHVSPGTTFTYEWDVPEDVGPTDQDPDCLTWLYYSAVDAVRDTSSGLVGPLLVCRKGALLSSGKQKNVNMEFFLLATVFDENLSWYLDDNILMFTLSPDKIDKDDEDFQESNKMHSINGYMYGNQPGLEMCKGSVVSWHLMGLGSEVDVHGIYFSENTFVTKGTRRDTANLFPHTVLTAIMKPDSEGVFEVSCLTADHYTGGMKQNYKVKKCHQWNVDLSKYLHEKIYYIAAVEVEWDYSPNRTWEFERHQYHEESPGNPFLNKDDKFIGSKYKKVVYREYTDQTFSTPKNRAKEQQHLEIQGPLLVSNTGDKIVIVFKNLASRPYSIHAHGVKTDSSVVAVTNPGDTTTYVWKIPERSSPGRGDSHCIAWAYHSTVDIVKDTYSGLIGTLIVCHRHYWPSFHTKKKVQFALLFMVFDENESWYLDENIKMYSTNPHLVDKEDEGFLESNKMHAINGKVFGNLHGLTMHVGDNVSWYLMGMGNEIDIHTVHFHGHSFDYKQTGVYRADVFDLFPGTSQTVEMTPQNPGTWLLHCHVTDHIHAGMEATYTVLPKEDKXSLFPRLFHQFKRKGMPGTQE; via the exons ATTAAGGGAGAAGTTGGCGATTCCATTACTATTCACTTGAAAAACTTTGCTTCCAGAAACTACACGCTGCATCCCCATGGTGTAAGatacacaaaagaaaatgaag GTGCTTTTTATCCTGACACCACCAAAGATTTGCAAAAGCGAGATGATGCTGTCGAGCCTGGAGGCCAGTACACTTACACATGGGATGTGACAGAAGATCAAGGTCCAGCTAAATCAGATGCAGACTGCATAACCAGGGTTTACCACTCCCACATAGATGCTCCCAGAGATGTTGCCTCAGGGCTTGTTGGGCCTTTAATAATTTGCAGGAAAGGTAAacc AATGAATAGGGACACTGATCAACACTTTGATGCTGAATTTATCCTTATGTTTTCTGTGGTGGATGAAAATCTCAGTTGGTACCTAGAGGACAATATCAGAACATACTGTTTTGAGCCTTCCAAAGTGGACAAAGATGATGAGGACTTCCAGGAAAGCAATAAAATGCACT caATCAATGGATACATGTATGGATACCTCCCAAACCTCACAATGTGTGTGGAAGATAAGATAAAATGGCATCTTTTTGGCATGGGTAATGAAGCTGATATCCATTCAGCCTACTTTCATGGACAGACTTTAATAGAAAGGCATCATCGAGTTGACACCATCAGCCTCTTCCCAGCCACATTCATTGATGCTGTCATGGTACCAAGGAGCCCTGGGGAATGGCTGCTCAGCTGCCAAGTGAATGACCACATTGAAG gtgGTATGCAGGCCCTTTTTAAAGTAGAAGATTGTAAGAAATCCACACCAGGTCACAGTGAGAGTACAAAGATAAGACAGTACTTCCTTGCTGCTGAAGAGATCATCTGGAATTATGGCCCATCTGCAGTGAACCATTTTACAGGGCAAGAATTAATTGTTGACAG TGAATCTCACATCTTTTTTGAACAAAGTGAGACAAGAATTGGTGGCTCCTACAAAAAAGCAATTTACAAAGAATATACAGATGGTTCTTTCACTGAACATAAAAAAAGGCTTGCAGAGGAAGCACACCTTGGACTCCTAG GACCTGTGATCAGGGCTGAAGTGGGTGAGCGCATCAGGGTGACTTTCCGGAACAAGGCCAGACGCCCGTTCAGCATCCAACCCCACGGTGTGAGCTACCCCaggagcggggcgggggcgcgcTTCGGCACCG GTACCGAATCTCCAGCCTCTCATGTGAGTCCTGGCACCACATTTACATATGAATGGGATGTGCCAGAAGATGTGGGTCCCACAGACCAAGACCCAGACTGCTTAACCTGGCTTTATTACTCAGCTGTAGATGCAGTCAGAGACACCAGTTCTGGCCTTGTGGGTCCTCTCCTAGTGTGCAGGAAAGGAGCTCTGCTTTCTTCTGGGAAACAG AAAAATGTGAACATGGAgttttttctacttgccacaGTATTTGATGAGAATCTGAGCTGGTATTTGGATGATAATATTTTGATGTTTACACTAAGTCCTGATAAAATTGATAAAGATGATGAAGACTTCCAAGAGTCTAACAAAATGCACT CCATTAATGGTTATATGTATGGAAATCAGCCTGGTCTTGAGATGTGTAAAGGAAGTGTTGTTTCCTGGCATTTGATGGGCTTGGGTTCAGAAGTTGACGTCCATGGGATATACTTCtcagaaaacacatttgtaACTAAAGGAACAAGAAGGGATACAGCAAATCTGTTTCCACATACAGTTCTTACAGCTATTATGAAGCCTGATTCTGAAG GAGTTTTTGAGGTGTCCTGCCTGACAGCAGACCACTACACTGGGGGCATGAAACAGAACTACAAAGTGAAAAAATGCCACCAGTGGAATGTAGATTTATCTAAGTATTTGCATGAAAAGATTTACTACATTGCTGCAGTGGAAGTTGAATGGGACTATTCTCCTAACAGGACATGGGAATTCGAGCGGCATCAATACCATGAGGAAAG CCCAGGCaatccatttttaaataaagatgacaaattcattGGCTCAAAGTACAAAAAGGTAGTATATCGCGAGTACACCGATCAGACATTCAGTACTCCCAAAAACAGAGctaaggagcagcagcacctggaaatTCAAG GGCCGCTGCTTGTGTCAAACACTGGAGATAAAATTGtaatagtttttaaaaacttaGCATCAAGACCTTATTCTATCCATGCCCATGGAGTGAAAACAGACAGTTCTGTTGTTGCTGTGACTAACCCAG GTGATACAACAACGTATGTCTGGAAAATCCCAGAGAGATCTAGTCCTGGGAGAGGAGATTCACATTGTATTGCATGGGCATACCATTCAACAGTGGACATTGTTAAG GATACTTATAGTGGATTAATAGGCACACTCATTGTGTGTCACAGACATTACTGGCCATCATTTCATACTAAAAAGAAAGTTCAGTTTGCTCTTCTCTTTATGGTTTTTGATGAAAATGAGTCATGGTACTTGgatgaaaacattaaaatgtatTCTACCAACCCACACCTTGTTGACAAAGAGGATGAGGGATTCCTTGAAAGTAATAAAATGCATG CCATTAATGGAAAGGTGTTTGGAAATTTGCATGGCCTGACCATGCACGTTGGAGATAATGTCAGCTGGTATCTGATGGGAATGGGCAATGAGATAGACATTCACACAGTACACTTCCATGGTCACAGCTTTGACTACAAG CAAACAGGGGTTTACCGGGCAGATGTCTTTGATCTGTTCCCTGGGACATCTCAAACTGTGGAAATGACCCCACAGAACCCTGGAACCTGGCTGTTACACTGTCATGTTACTGACCACATCCACGCAGGCATGGAAGCGACCTACACTGTACTCCCAAAGGAAG ACAAGTAGTCTCTGTTCCCAAGATTATTCCATCAGTTCAAGCGTAAAGGCATGCCAGGCACTCAAGAATGA